Part of the Helicobacter bilis genome is shown below.
TCTCGTTTGTTGTTTGCTTTTTTAGAATCTTAAAGGCTTCTCTTGTTACCATATCTTCAAGGTTTAGGCTCTCTTCATCATCAAGCACATAGGCAATAGTCATGTGTTGGAGTATGAGATTTGAAAGCTTTGTTTGTGATTGATTTAAAGAAACATTTAGTGTTGCTAGATTATCTTCAAGGGTTTGCAGTCTTGCTTCTTGGCTTTTATTTTGGTCTTTATTGCTTTCAATATTTTTTGCAAGATTCTGAATCTCTGTGTCAAGCTTTTTAATCTGCTGCATATTATTGTTGATGTTTTGTCCCAATGTGCTTAACTTTAGATTAAGATTTGCCCTTTGTTTATCGATATTGCTTTTTTGTGCTTCATTTTTTTGTATATTTTGATTAATCTCATTTAAATCTACTGCCATAGCACCATAGCATAAAAATGCACTAATAAGGATAAATCGCTCAAGGCATTCTCTCATGCACGCGCCTTTGATAATATCACAAATATAACACAGCAACTAGATGATATGAAAGCAGCCAAAAATAGCTTTATAAAATCTGGTGGAATGCGAAATATATTTAATCCTATATTTAATGCTTGTAATGTTTCAAGTGTGATTTGCAAATTTGCTATATAAAACACAAGGATAACAATAAAGAAACTTGCTAAAAATGAATCTATTAGGGCAAGTTTAAATAAGCTTCTATTGCGTATCCAAATATTTGCCCCCATAATATCCATAATCTCCATTTTATCCTTATTGACATAACGCCATATCTCAATTTGCTTTAACATAAGCATAAAGCTAACAACTGCTAGAATCACCGCAAAAGTAATAACGCTAAACTTAATAAAACTCAATAAAGTATAGTTTTCTAAATGCCTTTTTGAAAAAGTATCAACGGATAATACATTAGGATTTTTTTTCAACACTGCTTCAATCGTGCTTAATCTCTCTGTGCTTGGAAAATACTCTAAGCTTAAGCTATAAAAATAGGGTAATTGCCTTGTTAAATTTGTAAGATTTGTATCATTAATATCTTTTGTAAGTTTTGCAATAGAATCTTTTGGATTAATCTCTGTTAATGCCTTTGCTTCAACTATTTTTTTACGCACAGAATCAAAGCTAATGGGCTTTTTAGCCGTGATTCCAATAGCATATTTTTGTGTAATAAATCTTTCTTGGTTTGCTACAATACGCTCTAAAATAAGCAGACATTGCAAACTAAAAAGCATGGTAATAAGCGGTATAAGTAATGATAGGTGTTGTTTAAGCGTATTCATGTATTAAACCTTCTTTAATTTCTATTTTTCTATATTTTAGATTCAAATGCTTTGGGATTCTATGCGTTACAACGACTATTGTAATGTTTAATTGCTCGTTTGATGACTTCAAAAGTCCCCAAATCATATCGCTAGAATAATCATCAAGATTCCCTGTAGGCTCATCACAGAGAATAAGCCTTGGTCTATGTGCGATCGCCCTTGCTAGAGCTACTCTTTGTTGCTCTCCACCGCTTAATTCCTGCGGATATTTATTTGCTTTATGTAAAAGGCTAATGTGAGAGAGTAATTTTTCTGCTTGGGTTTTTATCTCTGTTTTTGGAAATTTATTAATAATCATAGGTAATGCGATATTTTTTTCTACATTCCAATCTTGTATAAGCTTATAATCTTGGAAAACAATCCCCATTTTACGCCGCAAAAGCATGAGTTTATGACTGCTAATCTTTTTCATATTAGAATGCAAAACACTAAGCTCACCTTCTTGCACGCTGATATTGCCATAAATGGAACGCAAAAGTGTGCTTTTACCGCTACCACTCGCACCTGAAATAAACACAAAATCTTTGGGATATATATTGAAACTTGCATTTTTTATCACAAGCCCTGTGCGTTTATAGCCTAGACAAAGTTGCTTTGCTTTTATAATCGTATCCATTTATAACCTTTATGCTAGTTTGCTGTTTTTATAGAATCTTTTTTAGTAGATTCTAGTTTATTGGAATCTTGCTTAGAATCTAGCGTGATAGAAGCAGATTCTATGGCTTCTTGCAATATTTTACATAAAAATTTGTGTGCTTGTAAATGAGAGCGGATAGATAAGGGCTTTTTTAGATAATGTAATTTATGATTAGAATCTAGGATTAAATAAGTATTAAAAGGCATATAAAAGCTACCAAAAGTAAGATTAGCAATGCTTATATTTTCATTTGTACTAGATTGCGTGGAGTATATATCGCCGATACTAATGAATATAGAATCTTGTATCCATTTTTTATTGCATAGGGATTCTAGAATTTTGTTGTGTTGTGTTGTGTTAGAATCTGGAAACTTGTCATTTTGAGCCTTTGAAAAAGGCGAAAAATCTTTTTTAGATTCCATTTTAGAATCTTGCGTACAATCCCTTGTAGATTCTATATTAGATGTTTCGCTACGCTCAACATGACAAAGATTAGATTCTAAATTTTGGTTTAATATGTAAGTTTTAGAATCTAGATTCTGTATTGCTTGGCTTTTATTGTTTATGGAATCTGTGTTTTTAGTTAAGTCTAGCTTCTTGTCATTTTGAGTGCGTAAGCACGAAAAATCCCTTGTAGATTCTGTATTAGATGTTTCGCTACGCTCAACATGACAATTTGTTGTAGATTCTAGATTTTCTACCAAATCTGGGCAGGGTTTAGGGCGCATGTTTTTAGAATCTAGATTCTGTATTTCTTGATTTCTAGTATTTATAGAATCTACTTTTCTTTCTAAACTCGGTAAAGAAAACACGCCCTCAAGGCTATCATGATTTTGCTGTCTAAAATCATGCTGGAAAATACGCATTTCATAAATATCCTTTTTCATATTACTCCATCTTGCCTCATATTTACTCACAATATCTATATCTCTATTTTTTAGAATCTCAAAATGCGTAAAATCCGCACTCATCGCTTCTTTCATACTATCTAACACATATTCATAGTCATCACTACGCAGATTGATATGCCCTGTATCCTTTAAGATTCTAAAACTATTTTCTAAAAATTCTCTGTGAAATACTCTTCTATGCTTTGCCTTATTCCAAGGGACTGGAAAATGCAGGAATATGGTCTCTACGCTTTTCTTACTTAAGGCTTGAATGCCAAGCCTTGCATCAAAATCACAGATAAAAAGATTCTCTAAATTATATAATTCTATCGCATTTATAACCTGTCTTACTGAAGGTGTATGAATCTCAAAGCCCAAAATTAGTTTCTGTGGATTTTTCTTCGCTAAATCAAGGATATGTCGCCCACTACCAAAACCTATTTCAATATAATCTGGCGTTAATGTAGAAAGTCTTTCAAGATTCACTAAATAACCCAACTGCATACCTCTTGTATGCTTATTTTGCGTTTGATTTAAATTATGTGTAATTACATTAAGATGAGATGCGATAAATTGCAATACTTTTTTAATGAATAAAAGATTGCTAGGACGCGTGATTTTATCAACCTTATATAAAAAATCATTTGCCCTTTTCACACATCGTATAAAAAACATCTCTTCTTCATGGATTATGGGGATTAAAAAAGATTATTAAATCTCTTATTCACAAGCATTTCTTTTATAATAAAATCATCGTATGCTATATCGTTATCATATATAAACATGTCTTTGCTAATAAAATGCGGCATACACTAAGCCCTACTTTTTTGTTGAATCTTGCTTAGCTGTATTTGCATTTTGTGGCTCTGGCGATACAGGTTGTGCTGGTTGTAAAACTGGTATATTTGGTGCTGCTGGTTGTGGTGCAAGTTGCAGGGTAACTTGTCTGCTTCGAGTAGATTCTATACCATATTTATCCACACCGACAACATGATAGGTATAGCTTACACCCTCTTTTATACTTCTATCTGTAAAGCTTGTATTTTGTTCTTGATTAAATTTATTGTTTGTGCCATCACTGCCACTACGATATACAATATAGCTCGTTGAACGATTATCACTTGCCCCTTCCCATGCGATTATTGCACTTGTATTTTCTATCGCACCTTTTGTTAGGTTTGGAGCGAGTGGTGGTGGAAGTGTCTGTCCGCCAACGCCATTTTCTTGCAAGTTTGATTCCAGTTTATATTTATCAATCGCACTGACTTTATAATATCTTATAGCCCCGTGTGAATCTATCTTGTCAGTATAAGATTCCCTTGTTACAAAAGCGATTTTTCTATAATTATCATTTAGAGTATTTGATACATACACATTGTAGCCAATCACATCTTTGGAATCACTTTTATCCCATTCTAGCCAAATTTCACGCAATCTATTTTGCGTGGTCTTAATGCCTGCTACAACAGGCGGCAATGCCCTTGTTTTGCCGACTACTAGCTGACTTGGCACAGATTTTGTGCCATCATGACTTTGTGCTATAACTCTGTAGGTATGCTCTGCTCCATTTTCTATATTTCTATCAAAAAATTCTACTAACATGCGATTTGTTGTCGAACCAATGGCAATGAACTTCCCCTTTTTCTCTTGCTTTTCAATAATATAGTTCTTTACAATAGGATTTGGACTAGGACTCCAAAAAATCTTAATCTTTTGTGCGTAATCTTGCGAGGCATATACAAAGCTCACAGGATCTATAAAAGAAGTTTTTACTTTTAGTGGTGTGCTTTTCTTTGATACTTTAGAATCTTTTCCTACCGCAGCAATCGCATAGGTATATTCAGTTTGTGGTTCTAGCTTATCATCATAATAATGCGTTGAAAAGGCATTTTTTATAACAGCGATTGTCTCAAATTCCTTCTTTTTATTCTCGCGATAAATCACATAGCCATCAATATTTGTCGTATCTTCTGGTGTTTTCCACTCAAAGCCAACAGAGGTTACATCAGGCAATGCGCGAAAGGTTTTAACCACAGGTAAATTAGGGTCTATCTCATCTTTTATACCAATAAAACTAAAGATTTTTGAACTTGAACATGCAGAAAATACCACTACATGCAATAATAAAAATAACATAATAAGGCATTGTCTATATACATAAATCATATACTATGCTCCTTGTAATATTTCGTATTTAGAATCTAGTTTCTTGCAATTTTTCTTAATTCATCTTGCCATTGAGATAAAAATGCTTCTAGCTTACTTTCATAGTTAATAAAATTTTCATTTAGGAATTTTAGCAAATCTTTGGGTATTTTTGCACTAAAAACATTTCCATCAAAATAAAGTAGCTGTGCGTGTAGTAGCATTTTTGTCTTATATGTGCTTTTTAGATTCTCTGGGCTATAGAGCATATCACCATAGATATAGCGTTGCAGTGTGCTTAAATGCACCCGTATTTGATGTGTCCTACCGCTAAAAAGCCGCACACCAATAAGCTCAAATACCCCATTTTTACTCTCCATAATCTTTCTAAACTCACTTTTAGAATCTCTTGCGAATGGATATTTTTCTTTATCAAGCTTTGCCATTTTCAAGCGATTATTAGGATTTCTCCCCATATAGCATTCCACAAAAGTGTTATGTTGCAAGGCTTTATTAATCACGCAGATATAGATTCTACCCATTGTGCGATTTTGCAGCATTTCAGCAAAACGCAAATGACTAGCATTATTCTTTGCTACTAAAATCGCACCGCTTGTATCCTTATCAAGCCTATGCACGATACCAAACCTCATTTCTCCATTAATCGTTGATAATTCATAATTTTTTGCGCTTAAATAATCAGTGAGTGTAACTTCTTTCACACTTGGGGCATGATGGACGACTAGATTTCTTGGCTTATTAAGGATAAGATAATCGCTATTTTCATGTATCACTTCTATATCTAGCCCCTGTATTAACTCATCTGTGTTTATTGCTTTTGAAGTATTTTTTATTGTATAGATTTCAATACAAGTGCCTTTTTTTAGAATCTGTGATTTTTTTGTATTTTTTTCATTCATTTTTACAAGATTAGATTCTATCCATTGACTAGCTTGTGAGCGTGAAATCTTTAGAATCTCTTGCAATGCGTTATCAAGCCGCATATAATCATGTAAAATACAAAAATGATACAGCAATTCCATTTGTTTTCCTAACACGAAATTAATAAATGAATTTTAGCGAAAACTTGCTATAATTTTGCTGCCTAGAGGTTTCGTGTTTCTCTTTTATAATTGGTAGTCTATTTAAAATATATTTTTGGGTTACGCTTTAGAGCTATGTGTGTCGGTATTTCTGTTCTATTTTTATAGTGAAGGGCTTTATAAGCTTTAAGATCTGCCGCCTAATTAACTCGCAAGACCCTATTTGTTGTAGCTTTAGTTGGGCTTACACAATACACGAGAGTAGCGGATCTTTGGGTATAAGATTCTAACACAAAGGCATATTTTGCAAAACTCATATAATACACTACAATCAATCAATGTTTTAATTATCGGCAATGGTGGACGAGAATACAGCATAGCCCTTGCCTTGCAGCAAGATAAAAAAGTAAATAAAATCTTTTTCACTCCAGAGAATCCAGCCGCAACGCTATTTTTCAATGCAGGACATTTTAGCTATAAAAACCATGATGAGTTATTAACACATATAAAAGCACATAATATAGACTTTGTTATCATAGGACCAGAAGCCCCACTCATGCAAGGTGTGAGTGATTTTTTAGAATCTCATAATATTTTAGTTTTTGGTCCAAGTTATGCAAACGCAAGGCTTGAAGGCTCAAAGGCTTATATGAAAAGCTTTATTCATAAGCTAAACATTCCTACCGCAAGATATAAGGAAATCACATTAAAAAATATAGAGATAGGATATAGCTTTATAGACGCCCTGCCCTTACCTATCGTGCTTAAAGCAAGCGGACTTTGTGGTGGTAAAGGTGTATTGATACTAGATTCTAAAGAAGAGGCAAAGAAGCAATTATTACTTATGCTAGAGGGCAAACTCTTTGGTGATGCAGGGAAAGAAGTCGTTATTGAAGAGTTTTTAGATGGTTATGAGTTATCCGTATTTGCTTTAAGTAATGGGAATGATTATGTCGTATTACCAGCATGTCAAGACCATAAAAGATTATTTGATAATGATAAAGGACCAAATACAGGTGGCATGGGTGCTTATACAAACCTGCCTCAAAAACTCTATAATAAAGTTTTAGAAGAAAAGATTAAAGATAGGATTCTAACTCCAACCTTTAACGCACTAAAAGAGAATAACACACCCTATAAAGGCGTAATATTTGCAGGGATTATGGTGGTAAAAAATGAGCCATACTTACTTGAATATAATGTGCGTTTTGGCGATCCAGAATGCGAAGTCTTAATGCCGCTTTTAAAGACTTCAGCCCTAGAGCTTATGTATAGCTATGCTAAGGGTGAGAGTTTAGAGTCGATTCTCTTTAATGATATTTGTGTTGTATGCGTGGTAATGACTAGTAGCGATTACGCACAAGATTCTAAATCAAGCGATTATCCAGCAAAAATAACTTTTAATGATATAAATCCAAAAGACATAAATACAGAATATGGACATCTCGTATTTGCAAATACAAGCTTAAAAGATTCTGTATTACATGCAAATAGCGGAAGAAGCATAGTTGCCATTGGTAAAGGCAAAAGCCTACAAGAAGCCAGAGATAATGCTTATAGACTTGTAGAAAAGATAGATTTTAAAGGCAAACATTACAGAAAAGACATTGCGTATCAAGCCTTGCAGTAGAATCTTTTGCGTGTTATTTGTCTATGATTTTAGATAAGTTTGAAGATGGATGTATGGTTAAGAACCGCTGCTTTATAGTTATCGCTGTGCTACTATCAGCTGTATTTGGCGTTATTGCTTTTTATCTTGATTTCAGGGATAAATATTCATTATAGTTTTATCTGTTTTTACCTAAATCCAATAACATAGCTGTGTTTTATAGTAAAACTTAGGATATAGCTTTAATCACTATAAACACAAATGTGTATCTAACAAGGGTTTTAAAAAGCCATTGTCTAGCTAAAAAGCTTTAAACTCATAAACTTAAACACCTAGCATTATTTTTAATTCTATAAGTCTTTCATGAAATTTGCAAAACTTTTAATCTGACCTATTAATTTGCGATGCTGTTTGGGTAAGATAAAGCTATTTTTAGTATAAAAGTAAATACTTTTTTCGGGCTGCTTATTTCATTAATATCTATATAGCGGAAGGTTAGCTTTATTAAGTGAAATAAAAATAAGCATAAAAAAAACAAATGTATTTTATTGCGTAACATTTTTACCCGTACTTTCTGCCAAAGAGCAATATTAACAAGCATTCTTGCATTCCAATTTTGAATACGCGAAATCGTTATATTTAATGATTTTAAAGTCTCTTATTTTTACAATACTCTTCATACAAGGCTAGATCTTCAGGTGTGCCAATACCATGCATGGCGTTAGATTCTATATTATAGATTCCGATTTTTGCACCAGATTTTATTGCGTAATTATAAACAGGACAAGTATAAAACTCGTTATTAACGCGTTCATTTGCTATAATCATATCAATCGCACTATCAACAAACAACTTTCCGCGCATAAAAAGATAAATCCCAACGGTAGCATGTGTAGAGATAGCCACTTTTTCTTTCACTTCTACAACTAAATTATTTTGTATTTTTGCAAATGACCATTTTGGATTTTTCTCTTTGTCCTCAAAAGTGAGTATAGAGCCACAAAGCTCTCTTTGCTTACAATCATTAATAAAATCAGCGATATTGTGCTCTATGATTTGATCGGTGTTTGCAATGAGTAGTGGTGTATCGTTATTCACATATCTATGTGCATATAAAATCGTGCAAACACTGCCTTCTGTAATCTTATCTATACCAATAAGTTTTACATTCATATTGGGCAGTAACTCTTGTATAACCTGTTGTGTCTTTGCTAGATATTCATTTCGTGCGATGAGAATATAGTTTGCATTTGGATAATAAAGATTCTCTAAAACACGCACAATCATTGGCTTACCCATTACATCAATGAGCGGTTTTGGATTTATAAACCCAGCCTTTGCAAAGCGAGAACCAAGCCCAGCCATAGGGATAACAATATTCATTTGTATTTCCTTTAAGATGGTTTAAATATAGACTAATCCTAATATAAGATTCTAAAGAGAAAGTATATCAAAAATAGACGAGAAAAACTTACGATAGGGATAAATATATGTATTGTGAGAAAGACAAAAGACTCAAATCTTGTGATAGACTTGAGCCATTCTGCTTAGATGGGAATGGTTTGAAAAATGCTTAGATTAAAGTTTAGCACTATTTTGTGAAAGATATTCTTTAACACCTTCAGCTGTAGCTTTCATACCTTTATCACCTTTTTGCCAGCCAGCAGGACATACTTCGCCGTGTTCTTTATGGAATAAAATCGCATCAACTAAACGCAAATATTCGTCCATATTTCTACCAAGTGGCAAGTCATTGATTGTTGCATGTCGCACGATTTGATTCTCATCAATGATAAAGCTACCGCGTAATGCAACCGCACCGCCAAATAGCACATCATAATCTCTTGAAATCTGCTTTGTAATATCAGATACCATAGGGAAGCTAACTTGTCCTATACCACCCTCATTTACCGGTGTGTTTCTCCATGCAAAATGCACAACATCAGAGTCAATAGATACACCGATTACATTCACACCGCGTTCATTAAAAGCTTTCACTCTCTTATCCATAGCGATGATTTCACTAGGGCATACAAAAGTAAAGTCTTTGGGCCAGAAAAATAGGACTGCACCATTTTTGCCTAAATTTTTACTTAATTCAAAATCATTTACAATACTACCATTTGCTAATACAGCTGGAGCAGTAAAATCTGGGGCTTTTCTTGTTACTAACATAATGTCTCCTTAAAAAAATATTAAACGATAACAAATAATTATTATCGCTTGTATTCTAGCAAATTTTGTTTAATAAAAATGCACTTGCACTCTACAAAAAGCATGCGACTAGATTCTAATGATTCACATAATCTATTTGCTTCATAGCTACATTTTCTGTTGGCACTTTTTCTTGCTTTCTTGCTCGATATAAAAGCGGGTCAAAGAATACAAGTAATGGATAGCCTTTTTCTTTTAATGTGCTAAATGCACTCACAGGCAGGAAGTCATCTTTTGGATATTGCTGTTTTAAGTCCATTGCCTCGCTTGTTTTGCCGACTTCAAGCAAGATATAAAAGTAGGCTAATACGCTTTGTTCTACTTCTTTGCTTAAAGTTTCAAAGACACTAAGCCAGAAATTAATATTATCTTGTCGTAATAATTCGCATACAGAAATCGCTAATCCTAGATATTCTCTCTCATTCATGCTTACTTTTTTGCATGTTTGTATTACCATATCTTTTTGTATGCTAATATTACCTTTCGCACATGTTTTCACAAGCCCTAGAAGTGTAGTGTATGTGAGATGATTTTTATCTAGATTCAATGCCTTCTGCAAGACTTTTTGTTGCCCATTCAGTAAAACTTCCCATGCCTTATCATAAATTGCTTGTGTGCTGTTTTGTGTATAAAGATTCTGCCCCATAAAATCTTTATTAAAGTCTTGTTTCAGTGTATCAAATGCTTTTTGAGAATCATCTTTGATAGCATTTTTTGCATTGAGATTATAGAGTGGGTGGCTTGGATTTAAGCGTATTTTAGGATCATTTTTGCCATCTTCTATTTCTTTAAAGCTATTAAATATGGAATCTATCTTTTCATAGTTTGTGTTATGTGATTTTGTATCGGGTAATAAAATAAATCTCTGCAAAGTCTTTGAAAGTGTCTTTAACTCTGTGTTTGAAAATACTCTCTCTCTTACAGGATTCCCTAACATTTGTTCTTGTATTTGAGTGAAAAGCTTCTCAATATCTCTATGCAAAGTCATGCTTTTAAACTTTTGCACAAGTGATGCAAAGCCCATAAAAAGCAAGGCAAGCACAAATAAAAATACTGCAGGCAAACATATCCATAATGCAACAGGCAAAGTTATACTAAACTCCACTAAAAGCGTATTTTGAAGTGTATAATAATCTGTGCTAATATAGAATGTATAAGCACCAACAAGCACTAAAAACAATAATGCAAAACTAAAAAAATATCGAATCTTCATGTTCTCTCCTTTTGCTTTTCGCTTTTTTCATAAATCTCGCGACAATTAATACAGAATCTTGCATGCGGTTTTGCCTGCAATCTCTCAATGCCAATTTCATCTTCACACATTTCACAAATGCCATAGATTCCATCATCAAACTTCGCAAGAGACGCGCTGATTTCTTTCATCTCTTTTTGATTGCGTTCTAACATGGAATCATCAAATCGCAGTTGTGATTGTGTAGAGATAATATCTGCATTTTCATTGAGTTTTAACGCACTCATCTCTTGTAAGCTTTTATGTAAGTTTAAGCTTAATCCATCTAAATATTCTAATCGTTTTTCTAATGTTTGTCTCAATGATAACAAATCTTCATCACGCATTCTTTTTCCTTACTAAAGCTTATGGTATGGGTGTTTATTGATAATACTCAGTGAGCGATAAATCTGCTCTAAAAGCACAATTTTTGCAATTTCGTGGCTAAAAGTTAATGTGCTTAGACTGATTGTTTTATGCTGTTTTAATACTTCTTTTTCAAAGCCAAATGCCCCTGCAATAAAAAATTTTATAATGCCACTTTGTGTGCTATAAGATTCTATCATGCGACTAAATCCTATTGAAGTAAGCTTTTCTCCCTCTGCATCAAGTAAAACGCTTTGCTTATCAAGGTATTTAGAAAATGCCATTGTATAGCTTTGCTTTGCGATATTAAAATCTTGCTTTTGTGCTTCTTGTATGCGTTTATTAAACATATTAAAAAAGCTTAGTGTAGCACCAAAACCCTTGCAAGCCTTGCTATAATACTGCATTATATCCCCTAGCATTTCATTTTTATGAATTGTATATATATGTATTTTCATAAGGCACAAGCATTTTAATAAGATCGCTTAAAGTATGCTTCAAATCTTTACGCGATACAATCATATCTATTAGTCCATGTTCAAGCAAAAACTCTGCAGTTTGAAAGCCCTCTGGTAAATCTGTGCCAATTGTTTGCTTAATAACTCTTGCCCCTGCAAAGCCTATCATAGCACCCGGTTCTGCAATGATTATATCCCCTAAAAATGCAAATGACGCTGAAACACCCCCGAAAGTAGGGTCAGTTAG
Proteins encoded:
- a CDS encoding 23S rRNA (pseudouridine(1915)-N(3))-methyltransferase RlmH: MQYYSKACKGFGATLSFFNMFNKRIQEAQKQDFNIAKQSYTMAFSKYLDKQSVLLDAEGEKLTSIGFSRMIESYSTQSGIIKFFIAGAFGFEKEVLKQHKTISLSTLTFSHEIAKIVLLEQIYRSLSIINKHPYHKL